The Nitrospirota bacterium genome includes a region encoding these proteins:
- a CDS encoding phosphatidylglycerophosphatase A translates to MKFDKLYKSIATLGFIGYLPVAPGTWGSAAGFLAIIFLKPGDLWLLLTSILLFILGVICSDNAEKILGKDNTHIIIDELCGYFVSVLFVPKETAFLAAAFFLFRFFDILKPPPIRRLEITIPGGLGIMLDDVLAGVYANICLQIYMILSKMV, encoded by the coding sequence ATGAAATTTGACAAGCTCTATAAATCAATCGCCACCCTCGGCTTCATCGGCTATCTGCCTGTTGCCCCGGGTACATGGGGCTCTGCAGCAGGCTTTCTGGCGATTATTTTTTTAAAACCCGGCGATCTATGGCTTCTTTTAACCTCTATACTCCTTTTCATTTTAGGTGTGATATGTTCGGATAATGCGGAAAAGATCCTCGGCAAAGACAACACGCACATAATCATTGATGAACTCTGCGGTTACTTTGTGTCTGTCCTTTTTGTTCCAAAAGAAACAGCTTTTCTTGCAGCGGCGTTTTTTCTGTTCAGGTTTTTTGACATACTGAAACCGCCTCCGATAAGGAGATTGGAAATTACAATCCCCGGAGGTTTGGGGATTATGCTGGACGATGTTTTGGCAGGGGTTTATGCAAACATTTGTCTGCAGATATACATGATATTGTCTAAAATGGTTTAA
- the pyrF gene encoding orotidine-5'-phosphate decarboxylase, which translates to MNSERIILALDVSDFDDAMSIVNKFKDHIDIFKVGSELFTAVGPKIIEEINSIGKKVFLDLKYHDIPNTVSKTASVVSRLGVFMFNVHTLGGLEMMKQTADTLTKMSLKHNIPQPRLLGVTILTSIDQKTLTDELGIGQRMKTQVKHLAGLALKAGLDGVVASPEDIESIRSHCGKGFLIVTPGIRPSWAPMDDQKRTMTPKEALNLGADYIVIGRAVLAQADPLTALEKILEELRG; encoded by the coding sequence GTGAACAGTGAACGAATCATCCTTGCCCTTGATGTATCGGATTTTGATGATGCCATGAGCATCGTCAACAAATTCAAAGACCACATTGATATTTTTAAGGTAGGCTCCGAGCTTTTTACAGCAGTCGGTCCCAAAATAATTGAAGAAATTAATTCAATAGGGAAAAAGGTCTTTCTTGACCTGAAATATCACGATATTCCAAACACGGTATCAAAAACTGCGTCAGTGGTATCAAGGCTCGGGGTCTTCATGTTCAATGTTCATACTCTCGGAGGGCTTGAGATGATGAAGCAGACAGCAGACACACTTACAAAAATGTCCCTTAAACACAATATTCCACAACCAAGACTACTCGGCGTAACAATTCTCACAAGCATTGACCAGAAAACGCTGACAGACGAACTCGGGATAGGGCAAAGGATGAAAACGCAGGTTAAACACCTTGCAGGGCTTGCGCTCAAGGCAGGGCTTGATGGTGTTGTTGCATCCCCTGAAGATATTGAGTCAATACGGTCGCACTGCGGAAAAGGATTTTTAATCGTCACTCCGGGAATCAGACCCTCGTGGGCGCCTATGGACGACCAGAAACGGACTATGACTCCAAAGGAGGCGCTAAACCTCGGCGCTGATTACATCGTCATAGGAAGAGCGGTCCTGGCACAAGCCGACCCGCTTACAGCATTAGAGAAGATTTTAGAGGAGTTAAGAGGTTAA
- a CDS encoding regulatory protein RecX yields MNGSRGRKIRKADDSPEAEYLKAKAYALKLLSYRSRSRKEIVEKLGKKGFSQGETERVISYLKNTEFIKDETLARQILRTALERKNLGRQGIKMLLSKRGIEKDLIKETLSGLTDEEEQDAALRLAEKKLKNLKGQQKNTIKQKLWRALQRKGFPADIINSVLKSINL; encoded by the coding sequence TTGAACGGTTCTCGCGGTAGGAAAATCAGAAAAGCAGACGACTCCCCTGAGGCAGAATACCTTAAGGCAAAGGCTTATGCGCTCAAGCTTCTCAGTTATCGTTCAAGGAGCAGAAAAGAAATCGTAGAAAAGCTCGGTAAAAAAGGTTTTTCGCAAGGAGAAACTGAAAGGGTCATTAGTTATCTTAAAAACACAGAATTTATAAAAGACGAAACGCTTGCCAGACAGATCCTCCGCACTGCTCTGGAAAGGAAAAATCTCGGCAGGCAGGGCATAAAAATGCTGCTTTCAAAACGCGGCATTGAAAAAGACTTAATCAAAGAAACCCTCTCCGGGCTTACGGATGAGGAGGAACAGGATGCGGCGCTGAGACTTGCCGAAAAAAAATTAAAAAATCTGAAGGGGCAACAGAAAAATACCATAAAACAAAAACTCTGGAGGGCGCTTCAGCGCAAAGGATTTCCGGCAGATATAATCAATTCAGTATTGAAATCTATAAATCTATGA
- the thpR gene encoding RNA 2',3'-cyclic phosphodiesterase, translating to METSKGIRCFIAIELSHEIKSALRSLQDKFKKFGADVRWVHPDNIHLTLKFLGSVNEKDTLKVINSMTDVCKKYPAFILEIKGIGIFPNINSPRVLWVGAEGDGILKGLQKDIEHGMEKIGVEQKDRKFTAHLTLGRFRSLTGKENLLKQIKLHENDSFGAIDIKSLSLMNSELHPSGSRYTRLAEVLLGQN from the coding sequence ATGGAAACATCTAAAGGTATAAGGTGTTTTATTGCAATAGAGCTGTCCCATGAAATTAAATCTGCCTTGCGCAGCCTTCAGGATAAGTTTAAAAAATTCGGGGCGGATGTGAGATGGGTCCATCCTGACAACATACACCTTACGCTGAAGTTTTTAGGAAGCGTAAATGAAAAGGATACACTAAAGGTAATAAATTCAATGACTGATGTCTGTAAAAAATATCCGGCTTTTATTCTTGAGATTAAAGGTATAGGCATATTCCCGAATATAAATTCCCCAAGGGTCTTATGGGTCGGGGCAGAAGGAGACGGCATTCTTAAAGGGCTTCAGAAAGATATTGAGCACGGCATGGAAAAAATAGGGGTTGAGCAGAAGGATAGAAAATTCACGGCGCATCTTACACTCGGCAGGTTCAGGTCTTTGACAGGCAAAGAAAATCTTCTCAAACAAATAAAATTGCACGAAAATGACAGCTTCGGTGCAATAGACATTAAGTCACTGTCTTTAATGAACAGCGAACTCCATCCTTCAGGCTCAAGATATACAAGACTTGCAGAGGTTCTTCTGGGTCAGAATTAA
- a CDS encoding CopG family transcriptional regulator → MTKKKPAKSTREFDRRFDAGEDIHDLLDMSKAVVVRHGKKVRITLDIAESLVKEIDDVRKKIGVDRSALIKIWLHEKVKQEKSAA, encoded by the coding sequence ATGACAAAGAAAAAACCGGCTAAAAGCACAAGAGAATTTGACAGGCGTTTTGATGCCGGAGAGGACATTCATGACCTTTTAGATATGTCTAAGGCTGTAGTGGTCCGTCACGGCAAAAAAGTGCGCATCACGCTGGATATTGCAGAATCTCTTGTCAAAGAGATTGACGATGTGCGCAAAAAGATAGGAGTTGACAGGAGCGCCCTGATAAAAATCTGGCTCCATGAAAAAGTAAAACAGGAAAAATCTGCCGCCTGA
- a CDS encoding dCTP deaminase, whose product MVKNDRWVKEMAEKGMITPFAENQVREGVISYGISAYGYDMRITDKFKIFTNVNSAIIDPKKFDPNSLIDFKGNVCIIPPNSFVLATSVEYFHIPRDVIVICLGKSTYARCGIVVNVTPLEPEWEGHVTIEISNTTPLPAKIYANEGIAQVIFLGAEEMCRVSYKDKAGKYQAQKGITLPKI is encoded by the coding sequence ATGGTAAAAAACGACCGCTGGGTTAAAGAGATGGCTGAAAAGGGGATGATAACGCCCTTTGCGGAAAATCAGGTGCGTGAAGGCGTAATCTCCTACGGCATAAGCGCCTATGGTTATGACATGCGGATAACCGATAAGTTCAAGATTTTCACTAATGTAAATTCAGCAATAATTGACCCGAAGAAATTTGACCCAAACAGCCTTATTGATTTTAAAGGGAACGTCTGCATTATCCCTCCTAATTCCTTTGTGCTTGCTACATCCGTTGAATACTTCCACATCCCGCGGGATGTTATAGTCATCTGCCTTGGCAAATCCACTTATGCACGGTGCGGCATTGTTGTCAATGTAACGCCGCTTGAGCCTGAATGGGAAGGCCATGTCACTATTGAAATCTCAAACACAACCCCCCTGCCTGCAAAAATATATGCAAACGAAGGCATTGCGCAGGTTATTTTTTTAGGCGCAGAGGAGATGTGCAGGGTTTCATATAAAGACAAGGCCGGGAAATATCAGGCGCAGAAGGGGATAACGCTGCCAAAAATATAA
- a CDS encoding CinA family protein produces MKSLEQKIGKLLAEKNLTLAIAESCTGGLLSHMITNAPGSSAYFDSAVICYSPESKVRLLGLSEKLISKYSTVSPETAKAMARAVKKLRNVKIGLAVTGIAGPDSKENKPVGLVYIALSYGKLTYAGEFRFKGDREEIKKQASMAAIEFLWKHLKV; encoded by the coding sequence ATGAAATCCCTTGAACAAAAAATCGGGAAGCTTTTGGCTGAGAAAAACCTCACCCTCGCCATTGCCGAATCCTGCACCGGCGGACTGCTCTCGCATATGATTACCAATGCGCCGGGAAGCTCTGCATACTTTGACAGCGCTGTGATATGCTATTCGCCTGAATCAAAGGTCAGGCTGTTGGGCCTCTCTGAAAAACTTATCAGTAAATACAGTACAGTCAGCCCTGAAACTGCAAAGGCAATGGCAAGGGCTGTAAAAAAATTGAGAAATGTAAAAATAGGGCTTGCAGTTACAGGCATAGCAGGTCCTGATTCAAAGGAGAACAAACCTGTGGGGCTTGTGTACATTGCACTTTCATACGGAAAGCTGACTTATGCCGGAGAATTCAGGTTCAAAGGGGACCGGGAAGAAATAAAAAAACAGGCGTCAATGGCTGCAATTGAGTTTTTATGGAAACATCTAAAGGTATAA
- a CDS encoding OsmC family protein yields the protein MANAKVTLVDGMQFVATADSGHAVVMDSTQNVGGNNTGSRPMELLLMAFGGCSGMDVISILRKKKQDVRKFEIYVKGEKAETDPHYYTDLHIEYVVTGKDISEDAVKRAVELSLEKYCSVGATLGKAAKITHSYKIVKED from the coding sequence ATGGCAAATGCAAAAGTTACCCTTGTTGACGGGATGCAATTTGTTGCCACTGCAGATTCAGGACATGCGGTAGTTATGGACAGCACGCAAAATGTCGGAGGGAATAATACCGGTTCAAGACCCATGGAGCTTCTTCTGATGGCATTCGGCGGCTGTTCGGGGATGGATGTCATCTCAATCTTAAGAAAGAAAAAACAGGATGTAAGGAAATTTGAGATTTATGTAAAGGGCGAAAAAGCTGAGACTGACCCGCATTATTACACTGACCTGCATATTGAATATGTTGTTACAGGCAAAGACATTTCCGAAGACGCGGTAAAACGCGCGGTTGAACTTTCACTTGAGAAATACTGTTCTGTCGGCGCAACGCTCGGCAAGGCGGCAAAGATAACGCATTCGTATAAGATTGTTAAAGAGGATTGA
- a CDS encoding PilT/PilU family type 4a pilus ATPase translates to MPLNTINTLLKKAVQAGASDLHIKAGTPPIIRINGELSFMTGEKELTSADTMDIAFSLMTDAQKEVFKKRNDIDIAYSDPDHNRFRCNCFMQRGSAGIVFRVIPMEILKMEQLNLPAVLKKIALEPRGLIIVTGTTGSGKSTVLAAMIDHINSNRTCHIMTIEDPIEFYHKDKKSIVNQRETGNDTESFNKALRAALRQDPDVILVGEMRDFETIQTALVAAETGHLVLSTLHTVDAAETINRIISVFPPFQHKQVRLQLASILKAIISMRLLPRADGKGRVPAVEVLVATATIRSCVEDPEKTKSINDIIAQGFSQYGMQTFDQSLLALYKNGLISYEDALKSATNADDFALKVKGVQTTGESLEEKTDTSKDKKKTEIERFSR, encoded by the coding sequence ATGCCTTTAAATACTATAAACACACTTCTTAAAAAAGCTGTTCAGGCAGGCGCATCTGACCTCCACATAAAAGCAGGCACGCCTCCTATTATCAGGATAAACGGCGAATTATCTTTCATGACCGGTGAAAAAGAACTCACTTCCGCGGATACCATGGACATTGCCTTTTCACTGATGACAGATGCCCAGAAAGAGGTCTTTAAGAAAAGAAATGACATTGATATAGCTTACAGCGATCCGGATCACAACAGATTCAGATGCAATTGCTTTATGCAGAGGGGCAGTGCAGGAATTGTCTTCAGGGTCATTCCAATGGAAATCCTTAAAATGGAACAGCTCAACCTCCCTGCCGTGTTAAAAAAAATAGCCCTGGAGCCGAGGGGGCTTATCATTGTTACAGGAACCACTGGAAGCGGTAAAAGCACTGTCCTGGCCGCCATGATTGACCATATTAATTCCAACCGGACATGCCATATAATGACAATTGAAGACCCGATTGAGTTTTATCATAAAGATAAAAAAAGCATCGTCAATCAGAGAGAAACAGGCAATGATACTGAATCATTTAACAAGGCGCTCCGGGCGGCATTAAGACAGGACCCAGATGTCATCCTCGTCGGCGAAATGCGCGACTTTGAGACAATCCAGACTGCCCTTGTAGCTGCAGAGACCGGACATCTGGTTTTAAGCACACTGCATACCGTAGACGCCGCAGAAACCATAAACAGGATTATATCCGTCTTCCCGCCTTTCCAGCACAAACAGGTAAGGCTTCAGCTCGCATCCATTCTCAAGGCTATTATATCCATGAGGCTTCTGCCCCGCGCCGACGGCAAAGGAAGGGTGCCTGCCGTTGAAGTATTAGTGGCAACAGCCACCATAAGAAGCTGTGTAGAAGACCCTGAAAAGACAAAGTCTATTAACGATATTATTGCGCAGGGCTTCAGCCAGTATGGAATGCAGACATTTGATCAGTCTCTTCTTGCGCTGTATAAAAACGGACTAATCAGTTATGAAGACGCTCTGAAGAGCGCTACCAATGCCGATGACTTTGCCCTCAAAGTAAAAGGCGTTCAAACCACCGGCGAGTCATTAGAAGAAAAAACAGATACATCCAAAGACAAGAAAAAAACTGAGATTGAACGGTTCTCGCGGTAG
- the recA gene encoding recombinase RecA — protein MADKERAKALEVAISQIEKQFGKGAIMRLGAEEAVEISIIPSGSIGLNTAMGVGGYPRGRVIEIFGPESSGKTTLALTAIAEAQKKGGAAAFIDAEHALDVSYAEKLGVKIKDLLVSQPDTGEQALEVTETLTRSGALDIIVIDSVAALVPRAEIEGEMGDSLPGLQARLMSQALRKLTGAISKSQTTVVFINQIRMKIGVMFGNPETTTGGNALKFYSSVRLDIRKIENIKDAQESVGSRVRVKVVKNKVAPPFKQAEFDIYFNEGISKTGELVDLGVEKGIIEKSGAWYSYAGSRIGQGRENSREYLKTNPEIAKDIESKLFQAYNLKK, from the coding sequence ATGGCAGACAAAGAACGGGCAAAAGCCCTTGAAGTGGCAATCTCTCAGATAGAAAAACAATTCGGTAAAGGCGCAATAATGAGGCTCGGCGCTGAGGAAGCGGTTGAAATATCCATTATCCCTTCCGGTTCCATTGGATTAAACACGGCAATGGGCGTAGGCGGTTATCCGAGGGGACGCGTAATTGAAATCTTTGGCCCTGAGTCTTCGGGAAAAACCACTCTTGCTCTTACGGCAATCGCAGAGGCGCAGAAAAAAGGCGGAGCCGCCGCATTTATTGATGCCGAACATGCCCTTGATGTGAGCTACGCAGAAAAACTCGGGGTAAAAATAAAAGACCTTTTGGTAAGCCAGCCCGACACAGGTGAGCAGGCGCTTGAAGTTACAGAGACGCTTACGAGAAGCGGCGCGCTGGACATTATTGTAATAGATTCCGTAGCAGCGCTCGTCCCCAGGGCAGAGATTGAGGGAGAAATGGGAGACAGCCTGCCCGGTCTTCAGGCAAGGCTTATGAGCCAGGCGCTGAGAAAACTGACCGGGGCAATTTCAAAAAGCCAGACGACTGTAGTATTCATTAACCAGATACGTATGAAAATAGGCGTCATGTTCGGAAATCCCGAGACTACAACAGGCGGAAATGCGCTTAAGTTTTACTCCTCGGTCAGGCTTGACATAAGGAAGATAGAAAATATCAAAGACGCTCAGGAGTCTGTAGGAAGCAGGGTAAGGGTAAAGGTTGTAAAAAACAAGGTGGCCCCGCCTTTCAAGCAGGCGGAATTTGATATATATTTCAACGAGGGCATTTCAAAGACAGGAGAACTCGTAGACTTAGGCGTTGAAAAGGGAATAATTGAAAAAAGCGGCGCATGGTATTCATATGCCGGAAGCCGCATAGGACAGGGCAGGGAAAACTCAAGGGAATACCTGAAGACAAATCCTGAAATAGCAAAAGATATTGAATCAAAACTGTTTCAGGCGTATAATTTAAAGAAATAA